One part of the Anopheles merus strain MAF chromosome 3L, AmerM5.1, whole genome shotgun sequence genome encodes these proteins:
- the LOC121599173 gene encoding hexokinase type 2 isoform X3, with product MNRDGGATTCSSEKIREQCKELILTDKQIEEIMRRVIKEINRGLSKETHAEADVKCFITYVQDLPNGKEKGKFLALDLGGTNFRVLLIHLKDENDFEMLSKIYAIPQSIMLGSGTQLFDHIAECLANFMKEHSVYEERLPLGFTFSFPLTQLGLTKGILARWTKGFNCSGVVGEDVVQLLKDAIARRGDVQIDICAILNDTTGTLMSCAWKNHNCRIGLIVGTGSNACYVERVENCDLFDGPKSGPNIKQHVMINTEWGAFGDDGALDFVRTEYDREIDQHSINPGRQLQEKMISGMYMGELARLAIVRFTKAGLLFGGVGSDILFKRGQFFTKYVSEIESDKPGTYYNCREVLEELGLEHATDEDCANVRYICECVSSRAAHLVSAGIAALINKMDEPSVTVGVDGSVYRFHPKFHDLMVQKIRQFVKPHISFDLMLSEDGSGRGAALVAAVACREAQ from the exons ATGAATAGGGACGGTGGTGCCACGACTTGCAGTAGCGAGAAG ATCCGTGAACAATGCAAGGAGCTCATCCTCACAGACAAACAGATCGAGGAGATTATGCGACGGGTGATCAAGGAAATCAACCGGGGGCTGAGCAAAGAGACGCACGCCGAAGCGGACGTCAAATGTTTCATCACCTACGTACAGGACCTGCCAAATGGGAAAG AGAAGGGTAAATTCTTGGCCCTGGATCTCGGCGGCACCAACTTCCGGGTGCTGCTGATTCAcctgaaggacgagaatgactTCGAGATGCTGTCGAAGATATATGCCATTCCACAGAGCATTATGCTCGGCAGTGGGACGCAGCTCTTCGACCATATTGCCGAATGTTTAGCCAACTTTATGAAG GAACACTCCGTGTACGAGGAACGTTTGCCGCTAGGATTCACATTCTCATTCCCGCTAACGCAGCTGGGCCTCACCAAAGGTATTCTTGCCCGGTGGACGAAAGGTTTCAACTGTTCCGGTGTCGTCGGCGAGGACGTGGTGCAGCTGCTGAAGGATGCGATCGCCAGACGCGGG GACGTACAAATTGATATCTGTGCCATCCTGAACGATACGACCGGCACACTGATGTCCTGTGCGTGGAAGAATCACAACTGCAGAATAGGACTGATTGTCG GTACGGGCAGCAACGCGTGCTACGTCGAGCGAGTGGAAAACTGCGATCTCTTCGATGGGCCCAAATCGGGCCCGAACATTAAGCAGCACGTGATGATCAACACCGAGTGGGGCGCGTTCGGCGACGACGGTGCGCTCGACTTTGTCCGCACCGAGTACGATCGCGAGATCGATCAGCACAGTATAAACCCGGGCCGGCAGCT GCAGGAGAAGATGATCTCGGGCATGTATATGGGCGAGCTGGCCCGTCTGGCGATAGTGCGGTTCACGAAGGCGGGCCTGCTGTTCGGTGGCGTCGGGTCGGACATTCTCTTCAAGCGCGGCCAGTTCTTCACGAAGTACGTGTCGGAAATCGAGTCGGACAAACCGGGCACCTACTACAACTGCCGGGAGGTGCTGGAGGAGCTCGGGCTGGAGCACGCGACCGACGAGGACTGTGCGAACGTGCGCTACATCTGCGAGTGCGTCTCGAGCCGGGCGGCCCATCTCGTGTCCGCCGGCATTGCGGCACTGATCAACAAAATGGACGAACCGAGCGTGACG GTCGGCGTGGACGGTTCCGTGTATCGTTTCCATCCCAAGTTCCACGATCTGATGGTGCAAAAGATCCGACAGTTCGTCAAGCCGCACATCTCCTTCGACCTGATGCTGTCGGAGGACGGTTCCGGTCGCGGCGCAGCCCTGGTGGCGGCCGTCGCCTGCCGCGAGGCACAGTAA
- the LOC121599173 gene encoding hexokinase type 2 isoform X1 — protein sequence MDLVKPFMGLHVDRVSKEIREQCKELILTDKQIEEIMRRVIKEINRGLSKETHAEADVKCFITYVQDLPNGKEKGKFLALDLGGTNFRVLLIHLKDENDFEMLSKIYAIPQSIMLGSGTQLFDHIAECLANFMKEHSVYEERLPLGFTFSFPLTQLGLTKGILARWTKGFNCSGVVGEDVVQLLKDAIARRGDVQIDICAILNDTTGTLMSCAWKNHNCRIGLIVGTGSNACYVERVENCDLFDGPKSGPNIKQHVMINTEWGAFGDDGALDFVRTEYDREIDQHSINPGRQLQEKMISGMYMGELARLAIVRFTKAGLLFGGVGSDILFKRGQFFTKYVSEIESDKPGTYYNCREVLEELGLEHATDEDCANVRYICECVSSRAAHLVSAGIAALINKMDEPSVTVGVDGSVYRFHPKFHDLMVQKIRQFVKPHISFDLMLSEDGSGRGAALVAAVACREAQ from the exons ATCCGTGAACAATGCAAGGAGCTCATCCTCACAGACAAACAGATCGAGGAGATTATGCGACGGGTGATCAAGGAAATCAACCGGGGGCTGAGCAAAGAGACGCACGCCGAAGCGGACGTCAAATGTTTCATCACCTACGTACAGGACCTGCCAAATGGGAAAG AGAAGGGTAAATTCTTGGCCCTGGATCTCGGCGGCACCAACTTCCGGGTGCTGCTGATTCAcctgaaggacgagaatgactTCGAGATGCTGTCGAAGATATATGCCATTCCACAGAGCATTATGCTCGGCAGTGGGACGCAGCTCTTCGACCATATTGCCGAATGTTTAGCCAACTTTATGAAG GAACACTCCGTGTACGAGGAACGTTTGCCGCTAGGATTCACATTCTCATTCCCGCTAACGCAGCTGGGCCTCACCAAAGGTATTCTTGCCCGGTGGACGAAAGGTTTCAACTGTTCCGGTGTCGTCGGCGAGGACGTGGTGCAGCTGCTGAAGGATGCGATCGCCAGACGCGGG GACGTACAAATTGATATCTGTGCCATCCTGAACGATACGACCGGCACACTGATGTCCTGTGCGTGGAAGAATCACAACTGCAGAATAGGACTGATTGTCG GTACGGGCAGCAACGCGTGCTACGTCGAGCGAGTGGAAAACTGCGATCTCTTCGATGGGCCCAAATCGGGCCCGAACATTAAGCAGCACGTGATGATCAACACCGAGTGGGGCGCGTTCGGCGACGACGGTGCGCTCGACTTTGTCCGCACCGAGTACGATCGCGAGATCGATCAGCACAGTATAAACCCGGGCCGGCAGCT GCAGGAGAAGATGATCTCGGGCATGTATATGGGCGAGCTGGCCCGTCTGGCGATAGTGCGGTTCACGAAGGCGGGCCTGCTGTTCGGTGGCGTCGGGTCGGACATTCTCTTCAAGCGCGGCCAGTTCTTCACGAAGTACGTGTCGGAAATCGAGTCGGACAAACCGGGCACCTACTACAACTGCCGGGAGGTGCTGGAGGAGCTCGGGCTGGAGCACGCGACCGACGAGGACTGTGCGAACGTGCGCTACATCTGCGAGTGCGTCTCGAGCCGGGCGGCCCATCTCGTGTCCGCCGGCATTGCGGCACTGATCAACAAAATGGACGAACCGAGCGTGACG GTCGGCGTGGACGGTTCCGTGTATCGTTTCCATCCCAAGTTCCACGATCTGATGGTGCAAAAGATCCGACAGTTCGTCAAGCCGCACATCTCCTTCGACCTGATGCTGTCGGAGGACGGTTCCGGTCGCGGCGCAGCCCTGGTGGCGGCCGTCGCCTGCCGCGAGGCACAGTAA
- the LOC121599173 gene encoding hexokinase type 2 isoform X5 — protein sequence MSEMEVLEEIREQCKELILTDKQIEEIMRRVIKEINRGLSKETHAEADVKCFITYVQDLPNGKEKGKFLALDLGGTNFRVLLIHLKDENDFEMLSKIYAIPQSIMLGSGTQLFDHIAECLANFMKEHSVYEERLPLGFTFSFPLTQLGLTKGILARWTKGFNCSGVVGEDVVQLLKDAIARRGDVQIDICAILNDTTGTLMSCAWKNHNCRIGLIVGTGSNACYVERVENCDLFDGPKSGPNIKQHVMINTEWGAFGDDGALDFVRTEYDREIDQHSINPGRQLQEKMISGMYMGELARLAIVRFTKAGLLFGGVGSDILFKRGQFFTKYVSEIESDKPGTYYNCREVLEELGLEHATDEDCANVRYICECVSSRAAHLVSAGIAALINKMDEPSVTVGVDGSVYRFHPKFHDLMVQKIRQFVKPHISFDLMLSEDGSGRGAALVAAVACREAQ from the exons ATCCGTGAACAATGCAAGGAGCTCATCCTCACAGACAAACAGATCGAGGAGATTATGCGACGGGTGATCAAGGAAATCAACCGGGGGCTGAGCAAAGAGACGCACGCCGAAGCGGACGTCAAATGTTTCATCACCTACGTACAGGACCTGCCAAATGGGAAAG AGAAGGGTAAATTCTTGGCCCTGGATCTCGGCGGCACCAACTTCCGGGTGCTGCTGATTCAcctgaaggacgagaatgactTCGAGATGCTGTCGAAGATATATGCCATTCCACAGAGCATTATGCTCGGCAGTGGGACGCAGCTCTTCGACCATATTGCCGAATGTTTAGCCAACTTTATGAAG GAACACTCCGTGTACGAGGAACGTTTGCCGCTAGGATTCACATTCTCATTCCCGCTAACGCAGCTGGGCCTCACCAAAGGTATTCTTGCCCGGTGGACGAAAGGTTTCAACTGTTCCGGTGTCGTCGGCGAGGACGTGGTGCAGCTGCTGAAGGATGCGATCGCCAGACGCGGG GACGTACAAATTGATATCTGTGCCATCCTGAACGATACGACCGGCACACTGATGTCCTGTGCGTGGAAGAATCACAACTGCAGAATAGGACTGATTGTCG GTACGGGCAGCAACGCGTGCTACGTCGAGCGAGTGGAAAACTGCGATCTCTTCGATGGGCCCAAATCGGGCCCGAACATTAAGCAGCACGTGATGATCAACACCGAGTGGGGCGCGTTCGGCGACGACGGTGCGCTCGACTTTGTCCGCACCGAGTACGATCGCGAGATCGATCAGCACAGTATAAACCCGGGCCGGCAGCT GCAGGAGAAGATGATCTCGGGCATGTATATGGGCGAGCTGGCCCGTCTGGCGATAGTGCGGTTCACGAAGGCGGGCCTGCTGTTCGGTGGCGTCGGGTCGGACATTCTCTTCAAGCGCGGCCAGTTCTTCACGAAGTACGTGTCGGAAATCGAGTCGGACAAACCGGGCACCTACTACAACTGCCGGGAGGTGCTGGAGGAGCTCGGGCTGGAGCACGCGACCGACGAGGACTGTGCGAACGTGCGCTACATCTGCGAGTGCGTCTCGAGCCGGGCGGCCCATCTCGTGTCCGCCGGCATTGCGGCACTGATCAACAAAATGGACGAACCGAGCGTGACG GTCGGCGTGGACGGTTCCGTGTATCGTTTCCATCCCAAGTTCCACGATCTGATGGTGCAAAAGATCCGACAGTTCGTCAAGCCGCACATCTCCTTCGACCTGATGCTGTCGGAGGACGGTTCCGGTCGCGGCGCAGCCCTGGTGGCGGCCGTCGCCTGCCGCGAGGCACAGTAA
- the LOC121599173 gene encoding hexokinase type 2 isoform X2: MDLVKPFMGLHVDRVSKEIREQCKELILTDKQIEEIMRRVIKEINRGLSKETHAEADVKCFITYVQDLPNGKEKGKFLALDLGGTNFRVLLIHLKDENDFEMLSKIYAIPQSIMLGSGTQLFDHIAECLANFMKEHSVYEERLPLGFTFSFPLTQLGLTKGILARWTKGFNCSGVVGEDVVQLLKDAIARRGDVNIAVMAILNDSTGTLMSCAHSNRDCKIGVIIGTGSNACYVERVENCDLFDGPKSGPNIKQHVMINTEWGAFGDDGALDFVRTEYDREIDQHSINPGRQLQEKMISGMYMGELARLAIVRFTKAGLLFGGVGSDILFKRGQFFTKYVSEIESDKPGTYYNCREVLEELGLEHATDEDCANVRYICECVSSRAAHLVSAGIAALINKMDEPSVTVGVDGSVYRFHPKFHDLMVQKIRQFVKPHISFDLMLSEDGSGRGAALVAAVACREAQ, encoded by the exons ATCCGTGAACAATGCAAGGAGCTCATCCTCACAGACAAACAGATCGAGGAGATTATGCGACGGGTGATCAAGGAAATCAACCGGGGGCTGAGCAAAGAGACGCACGCCGAAGCGGACGTCAAATGTTTCATCACCTACGTACAGGACCTGCCAAATGGGAAAG AGAAGGGTAAATTCTTGGCCCTGGATCTCGGCGGCACCAACTTCCGGGTGCTGCTGATTCAcctgaaggacgagaatgactTCGAGATGCTGTCGAAGATATATGCCATTCCACAGAGCATTATGCTCGGCAGTGGGACGCAGCTCTTCGACCATATTGCCGAATGTTTAGCCAACTTTATGAAG GAACACTCCGTGTACGAGGAACGTTTGCCGCTAGGATTCACATTCTCATTCCCGCTAACGCAGCTGGGCCTCACCAAAGGTATTCTTGCCCGGTGGACGAAAGGTTTCAACTGTTCCGGTGTCGTCGGCGAGGACGTGGTGCAGCTGCTGAAGGATGCGATCGCCAGACGCGGG GACGTAAACATAGCGGTGATGGCAATTCTAAACGATTCGACCGGAACGCTGATGTCGTGCGCGCACAGTAATCGCGATTGCAAAATCGGCGTGATCATTG GTACGGGCAGCAACGCGTGCTACGTCGAGCGAGTGGAAAACTGCGATCTCTTCGATGGGCCCAAATCGGGCCCGAACATTAAGCAGCACGTGATGATCAACACCGAGTGGGGCGCGTTCGGCGACGACGGTGCGCTCGACTTTGTCCGCACCGAGTACGATCGCGAGATCGATCAGCACAGTATAAACCCGGGCCGGCAGCT GCAGGAGAAGATGATCTCGGGCATGTATATGGGCGAGCTGGCCCGTCTGGCGATAGTGCGGTTCACGAAGGCGGGCCTGCTGTTCGGTGGCGTCGGGTCGGACATTCTCTTCAAGCGCGGCCAGTTCTTCACGAAGTACGTGTCGGAAATCGAGTCGGACAAACCGGGCACCTACTACAACTGCCGGGAGGTGCTGGAGGAGCTCGGGCTGGAGCACGCGACCGACGAGGACTGTGCGAACGTGCGCTACATCTGCGAGTGCGTCTCGAGCCGGGCGGCCCATCTCGTGTCCGCCGGCATTGCGGCACTGATCAACAAAATGGACGAACCGAGCGTGACG GTCGGCGTGGACGGTTCCGTGTATCGTTTCCATCCCAAGTTCCACGATCTGATGGTGCAAAAGATCCGACAGTTCGTCAAGCCGCACATCTCCTTCGACCTGATGCTGTCGGAGGACGGTTCCGGTCGCGGCGCAGCCCTGGTGGCGGCCGTCGCCTGCCGCGAGGCACAGTAA
- the LOC121599173 gene encoding hexokinase type 2 isoform X4: MGVIKDSFTKIREQCKELILTDKQIEEIMRRVIKEINRGLSKETHAEADVKCFITYVQDLPNGKEKGKFLALDLGGTNFRVLLIHLKDENDFEMLSKIYAIPQSIMLGSGTQLFDHIAECLANFMKEHSVYEERLPLGFTFSFPLTQLGLTKGILARWTKGFNCSGVVGEDVVQLLKDAIARRGDVQIDICAILNDTTGTLMSCAWKNHNCRIGLIVGTGSNACYVERVENCDLFDGPKSGPNIKQHVMINTEWGAFGDDGALDFVRTEYDREIDQHSINPGRQLQEKMISGMYMGELARLAIVRFTKAGLLFGGVGSDILFKRGQFFTKYVSEIESDKPGTYYNCREVLEELGLEHATDEDCANVRYICECVSSRAAHLVSAGIAALINKMDEPSVTVGVDGSVYRFHPKFHDLMVQKIRQFVKPHISFDLMLSEDGSGRGAALVAAVACREAQ; this comes from the exons ATCCGTGAACAATGCAAGGAGCTCATCCTCACAGACAAACAGATCGAGGAGATTATGCGACGGGTGATCAAGGAAATCAACCGGGGGCTGAGCAAAGAGACGCACGCCGAAGCGGACGTCAAATGTTTCATCACCTACGTACAGGACCTGCCAAATGGGAAAG AGAAGGGTAAATTCTTGGCCCTGGATCTCGGCGGCACCAACTTCCGGGTGCTGCTGATTCAcctgaaggacgagaatgactTCGAGATGCTGTCGAAGATATATGCCATTCCACAGAGCATTATGCTCGGCAGTGGGACGCAGCTCTTCGACCATATTGCCGAATGTTTAGCCAACTTTATGAAG GAACACTCCGTGTACGAGGAACGTTTGCCGCTAGGATTCACATTCTCATTCCCGCTAACGCAGCTGGGCCTCACCAAAGGTATTCTTGCCCGGTGGACGAAAGGTTTCAACTGTTCCGGTGTCGTCGGCGAGGACGTGGTGCAGCTGCTGAAGGATGCGATCGCCAGACGCGGG GACGTACAAATTGATATCTGTGCCATCCTGAACGATACGACCGGCACACTGATGTCCTGTGCGTGGAAGAATCACAACTGCAGAATAGGACTGATTGTCG GTACGGGCAGCAACGCGTGCTACGTCGAGCGAGTGGAAAACTGCGATCTCTTCGATGGGCCCAAATCGGGCCCGAACATTAAGCAGCACGTGATGATCAACACCGAGTGGGGCGCGTTCGGCGACGACGGTGCGCTCGACTTTGTCCGCACCGAGTACGATCGCGAGATCGATCAGCACAGTATAAACCCGGGCCGGCAGCT GCAGGAGAAGATGATCTCGGGCATGTATATGGGCGAGCTGGCCCGTCTGGCGATAGTGCGGTTCACGAAGGCGGGCCTGCTGTTCGGTGGCGTCGGGTCGGACATTCTCTTCAAGCGCGGCCAGTTCTTCACGAAGTACGTGTCGGAAATCGAGTCGGACAAACCGGGCACCTACTACAACTGCCGGGAGGTGCTGGAGGAGCTCGGGCTGGAGCACGCGACCGACGAGGACTGTGCGAACGTGCGCTACATCTGCGAGTGCGTCTCGAGCCGGGCGGCCCATCTCGTGTCCGCCGGCATTGCGGCACTGATCAACAAAATGGACGAACCGAGCGTGACG GTCGGCGTGGACGGTTCCGTGTATCGTTTCCATCCCAAGTTCCACGATCTGATGGTGCAAAAGATCCGACAGTTCGTCAAGCCGCACATCTCCTTCGACCTGATGCTGTCGGAGGACGGTTCCGGTCGCGGCGCAGCCCTGGTGGCGGCCGTCGCCTGCCGCGAGGCACAGTAA